ATCGCAACTTCTGAAATGGGTCGCGATTTCGTCAGCTTTGCAAAAGAAGCTGTGCGCGAAACTAAAAAAGTTGTCTGGCCTACCCGTAAAGAAGCGGGGCAGATCACAGCCGTCGTATTCGGCTTTGTTCTGGTGATGGCGATTTTCCTGTGGGGTACCGATCAGTTGATCGGATTTGTGTTGTATGACGTAATCCTCGGATGGAAAAAATAATGAGTGAGAACATTCAGGAAAACGAAGAAGGTACAGCGCCAACGGTGTCTGTGCCTAAAAGTGCTAAAAGATGGTACGCCGTGCATGCTTATTCCGGTATGGAAAAGAGCGTGCAACGTGCATTGGTGGAGCGTATAGAGCGCGCAGAGATGCAAGATAAATTCGGTCAGATTCTGGTTCCGACCGAAGAAGTGATAGAGCCAAAGAATGGCAAGAAAGTCGTCACTGAGCGTCGCTTGTTCCCCAGCTATGTATTCGTAGAGATGGAAATGACTGATGATAC
This is a stretch of genomic DNA from Undibacterium sp. KW1. It encodes these proteins:
- the secE gene encoding preprotein translocase subunit SecE — encoded protein: MSNHPVQTVSTSNDKYKVILAVVAAVAGVAAFYILAGQATWIRAIALVVGLLVAVGFIATSEMGRDFVSFAKEAVRETKKVVWPTRKEAGQITAVVFGFVLVMAIFLWGTDQLIGFVLYDVILGWKK